A genomic stretch from Kovacikia minuta CCNUW1 includes:
- a CDS encoding Mu transposase domain-containing protein — protein MQPTRNNTSIAHENGSIESPHGHLKNRIEQALLLRGSYEFSSIAEYQALINQAVDRLNAQHTEKIEAEKAYLQPLPQGRVADYEILTARVSCHSTIDVRCVLYTVPARLIGRQLELHLYHDRIVGYLHRQQVVELPRIRTSGTGKRRARCINYRHVAEGLRRKPRAFLYCTWQQDLLPNEQWQHLWQQMKTQFDLDTAAVLMVESLYIAAADDKESQVAEY, from the coding sequence ATGCAACCGACGCGAAACAACACCAGCATTGCCCATGAGAATGGGTCGATTGAGTCTCCCCATGGACACTTGAAGAATCGCATTGAGCAAGCCTTGCTGCTGCGCGGGAGTTATGAGTTCAGCAGCATTGCCGAGTATCAAGCCTTGATTAACCAGGCGGTCGATAGACTTAACGCCCAGCACACCGAGAAGATTGAGGCTGAAAAAGCCTATTTGCAACCCTTGCCCCAAGGACGGGTCGCCGATTACGAAATCCTCACCGCCCGTGTGAGTTGCCACAGCACGATTGATGTGCGCTGTGTGTTGTATACCGTGCCTGCCCGACTGATTGGACGGCAACTTGAACTCCATCTATATCATGACCGGATTGTCGGGTATTTACATCGCCAGCAGGTGGTGGAGTTGCCTCGCATTCGAACCAGTGGCACAGGCAAACGACGTGCTCGGTGTATCAACTACCGACATGTGGCTGAAGGACTCAGGCGCAAGCCCCGAGCATTCTTGTACTGCACCTGGCAACAGGACTTACTGCCCAATGAGCAATGGCAACACCTGTGGCAACAGATGAAAACGCAGTTTGACCTCGATACCGCCGCTGTCCTGATGGTTGAAAGCTTGTATATTGCGGCTGCCGATGACAAAGAATCTCAGGTTGCCGAATACTGA
- a CDS encoding IS5 family transposase, with amino-acid sequence MAYSSSLTDAEWEILEPLLPQILPKKKRTRPCDWTKREIIDGILYQLKNGCNWEDLPKDLPPYSTVYWHYKQWREAGVIEKLMGVLHGQVREQVKKKPKWTRLIIIDSQAVKNTCNASVDSKGFCFYKATNGIKRHLAVDTLGFPFFTHCTKADVSDDLGLLEMLTLNIDYFKSKPVNIPKITILLDHGYHIDALIEALEQVYPQIMTKIRFERSTKPSKQEKAAQGKSGFVPAVARWVIERSNAWMERCKSLVKNFERTLSHAETKINLCFVRLMLKRLAATS; translated from the coding sequence ATGGCATATTCGAGCAGTCTCACTGATGCAGAATGGGAAATTCTTGAACCGCTGTTGCCTCAGATATTACCCAAGAAGAAACGGACCCGACCCTGCGATTGGACGAAGCGGGAGATCATTGATGGCATCCTTTATCAACTCAAGAACGGTTGCAATTGGGAAGACTTACCCAAAGACTTACCTCCCTACTCGACGGTGTATTGGCACTACAAGCAGTGGCGGGAAGCTGGGGTGATCGAGAAACTGATGGGAGTATTGCATGGACAGGTGCGGGAACAGGTTAAAAAAAAGCCCAAATGGACGAGGTTAATCATCATTGACTCGCAAGCGGTGAAGAATACTTGCAATGCCAGTGTAGACTCAAAGGGCTTCTGTTTTTACAAAGCGACCAATGGGATTAAAAGGCACCTGGCTGTTGATACGCTTGGGTTTCCCTTTTTCACTCATTGCACAAAAGCTGATGTTTCCGATGATCTGGGATTGCTTGAGATGTTGACGCTCAACATTGACTATTTCAAGTCAAAACCTGTTAACATTCCCAAGATTACCATCTTGCTCGACCACGGCTATCACATTGATGCTTTGATTGAAGCATTGGAGCAGGTTTATCCTCAAATTATGACGAAAATCAGGTTTGAGCGTTCAACCAAACCCTCGAAACAAGAGAAAGCAGCGCAAGGAAAATCTGGATTTGTCCCAGCAGTCGCAAGATGGGTCATCGAACGATCCAATGCTTGGATGGAGCGGTGTAAAAGTTTGGTTAAAAACTTTGAGCGCACCCTATCTCATGCGGAAACTAAGATTAACCTCTGCTTTGTCAGGCTAATGCTGAAGCGGCTTGCAGCTACTTCCTGA
- a CDS encoding type II toxin-antitoxin system VapC family toxin yields the protein MKYLLDTDHISFLQRRPGKEFTRLMARMGQYSPADFALSVVSLHEQVLGAHNFINRARTNTDVIRGYTLLLETLQGFASAPVLPFDAEAIAIFDELRGQKVRVSTMDLRIAAIAISRNLVLLTRNVSDFNKILGLVTEDWTV from the coding sequence GTGAAATATCTGCTCGACACTGACCACATCAGTTTTTTACAGCGACGCCCAGGTAAAGAGTTTACTCGTTTAATGGCTCGGATGGGTCAATACTCTCCGGCAGATTTTGCTTTATCTGTTGTAAGTTTGCATGAGCAGGTTCTTGGTGCTCACAATTTCATTAATCGTGCTCGGACAAATACCGACGTCATTCGCGGATACACCCTGTTACTGGAAACCCTTCAGGGCTTTGCATCGGCTCCTGTTTTACCGTTTGATGCTGAAGCGATTGCAATCTTTGATGAGTTGCGAGGGCAAAAAGTTCGTGTGTCTACAATGGATTTGAGAATTGCGGCGATCGCCATATCTCGTAACTTGGTGTTGTTGACTCGAAACGTTAGTGACTTCAACAAAATTCTAGGTTTAGTGACAGAGGATTGGACGGTGTAG
- a CDS encoding ISL3 family transposase, which yields MKGNQEDLPIFNLITTQTRPFFQQLLPDSSKHQLEHCELDTEEQQLTLSVLSTQHLAKCPVCGPRSARTHSRYQRTLADLPCVHFKLTLTVQVSKFFCDTPGCIRRIFTERIPDIAAPWARETVRLVQRLEAIGLALGGAAGARLSHQVGTEVCGSTLLNVLAKLPLPEFEVPKILGVDDFAFRKGQQYGTLLVDLERHRPLALLADRKAETLAQWLAQHPGVEVLSRDRSATYRGGMNEGAPNAEQVADRFHLMQNLQETLEKPLCDNMDETPDHFQITV from the coding sequence ATGAAGGGAAATCAGGAGGATCTGCCTATCTTCAACTTAATTACGACTCAGACCCGACCGTTTTTTCAACAGTTATTGCCTGATTCCAGCAAACATCAGTTGGAACACTGTGAACTCGATACTGAGGAACAGCAGCTGACTTTGAGTGTGCTTTCCACCCAACATCTTGCAAAATGTCCGGTGTGTGGCCCCCGGTCTGCCCGTACTCACAGCCGTTATCAGCGCACCCTGGCTGATTTACCTTGTGTTCATTTCAAGTTGACTCTAACCGTGCAAGTCAGTAAGTTTTTCTGTGATACTCCAGGTTGCATTCGGCGTATTTTCACCGAGCGAATTCCTGACATTGCGGCCCCCTGGGCGAGGGAAACCGTTCGATTGGTGCAGCGACTCGAAGCGATTGGTCTGGCGTTAGGCGGTGCTGCGGGTGCGCGTTTGTCCCATCAAGTCGGTACTGAAGTTTGCGGCAGCACCCTGTTGAATGTGCTTGCAAAACTTCCTCTACCTGAATTTGAGGTGCCCAAAATCCTGGGAGTCGATGACTTTGCCTTTCGCAAAGGACAGCAATACGGCACCCTTCTGGTGGATCTCGAACGACATCGTCCGCTTGCGCTGCTAGCTGATCGCAAAGCAGAAACCTTAGCCCAATGGTTGGCCCAGCACCCAGGGGTGGAGGTGTTGTCACGAGACCGTTCGGCCACCTACCGCGGTGGGATGAACGAAGGCGCACCCAATGCGGAGCAGGTGGCGGATCGGTTCCATCTCATGCAGAACTTACAGGAGACTCTAGAGAAGCCCCTCTGTGACAATATGGATGAGACACCTGACCACTTTCAAATTACTGTCTAG
- a CDS encoding ISKra4 family transposase (programmed frameshift), producing the protein MDAEKLQQIQAHARAIAALLYDETAPEQLTTLEGIEAAVRGHVLEQVSPEIGKFFITRASGPSSGRSRQLKSILGSISLTENQAKVLNVKERTQLSPYLEKCCLILSANVSYERSAQDIPILTGMKVSRGTQQRLVHRQCFELPRIETAVEEMSIDGGKVRIRTPKGEICRWQDYKAVNLHGHCCEAFLQDNEQLVQWVNEQPLNTPVTCLGDGHDGIWNLFAGIAEVSQRREILDWFHLVENLYKVGGSLQRLATVESLLWQGNVDGAIEQFTGWQHEQVDNFIAYLTKHRHRIVNYSYYQAEGISIGSGTIESTVKQISARIKLTGAQWKADNVPQVLLHRCAYLNGQLSL; encoded by the exons ATGGATGCTGAGAAACTTCAACAAATTCAAGCTCACGCTCGTGCGATAGCGGCATTGCTCTACGATGAAACTGCCCCAGAGCAATTAACCACCCTTGAAGGCATCGAAGCGGCAGTAAGAGGACATGTCCTGGAGCAGGTCAGTCCAGAAATCGGTA AATTTTTTATCACAAGGGCAAGCGGTCCTAGCAGCGGACGAAGTCGGCAACTCAAAAGCATCCTTGGCAGCATCAGCCTCACCGAAAACCAAGCGAAAGTCTTGAACGTGAAAGAGCGCACTCAGTTAAGTCCTTACTTGGAGAAATGCTGCTTGATTTTGAGTGCGAATGTGTCCTATGAGCGATCTGCTCAAGATATTCCGATTCTAACGGGAATGAAGGTTTCCAGAGGGACACAGCAACGGTTAGTGCATCGGCAGTGCTTCGAGTTGCCACGAATTGAAACCGCAGTGGAGGAAATGAGTATTGATGGCGGCAAGGTGCGGATTCGTACTCCAAAAGGAGAGATTTGTAGATGGCAGGATTACAAAGCTGTGAATCTGCATGGACATTGCTGTGAGGCATTTTTGCAAGACAATGAGCAATTAGTCCAATGGGTCAACGAACAACCGCTGAACACTCCGGTTACTTGTCTCGGTGATGGTCATGATGGGATTTGGAACTTGTTTGCAGGGATTGCTGAAGTCAGCCAACGACGTGAGATTTTAGATTGGTTTCATCTGGTCGAAAATCTGTACAAAGTCGGTGGTTCACTGCAACGATTAGCCACTGTGGAAAGCTTGTTGTGGCAGGGTAACGTAGATGGCGCAATTGAGCAATTCACGGGTTGGCAGCATGAACAGGTTGACAACTTCATCGCCTATCTCACCAAACATCGTCATCGCATTGTCAACTATAGTTACTACCAAGCCGAAGGCATTTCAATTGGGTCGGGCACGATTGAATCGACGGTGAAGCAGATCAGCGCACGTATCAAACTGACCGGGGCACAGTGGAAAGCGGACAATGTGCCGCAAGTGTTGCTGCACCGTTGCGCTTATCTCAATGGGCAACTCTCACTCTAA
- a CDS encoding IS110 family RNA-guided transposase, protein MPSSQPELSMVNPNAAGIDLGADYHWVSVPEGRDSECVRRFGCFTADLYAMAAWLKQCGIETVVMEATGVDWIAVFQILETQGFEVKLVNARQGKTVPGRKRDVLDCQWLRQLHSDGLLAGSFRPDDQICVLRSYIRQRDTLIKSASTHIQRMQKALTQMNVQLHRVISDISGTTGLTIIRAIVSGERDLHKLAALKDRRIHASTDEIAAALNGDYRPELVFVLHQELQLYDVFETQIAACDAEIEACLNQFADRIEVATNPLPAAKRRGKKQPGNAPSFDLRTHLYRISGVDFTQIDGFGVLTVLTLLSELGLDPSKFPSAKHFASCLGLCPGSRITGGKRKSSQTRQVANRVATALRMAAQTLVRSHSALGAFHRRMQARLGAPKAITATAHKLARIFYHLWTSGDAFVDPGMETYEQQYQERVVKNLKKKARALGFDLVAKPAAPECVS, encoded by the coding sequence ATGCCGTCATCACAGCCTGAACTCTCGATGGTCAATCCGAATGCCGCAGGCATTGATCTGGGCGCGGACTACCATTGGGTGAGCGTTCCAGAGGGACGAGACAGTGAATGCGTTCGCCGCTTTGGGTGTTTTACCGCTGACCTATATGCGATGGCAGCGTGGCTCAAACAGTGTGGCATTGAGACCGTGGTAATGGAAGCAACCGGAGTGGATTGGATTGCGGTATTTCAGATTCTCGAAACGCAAGGATTTGAAGTCAAGTTAGTCAATGCTCGACAGGGAAAAACCGTACCGGGACGCAAAAGAGATGTGCTCGACTGTCAATGGTTGCGACAACTCCATAGCGATGGGTTACTAGCAGGCTCCTTCCGTCCTGATGACCAAATCTGTGTGCTGCGTAGCTACATTCGCCAGCGCGATACCTTGATCAAGAGTGCCAGCACTCACATTCAGCGGATGCAAAAAGCCTTGACTCAGATGAATGTACAACTGCACCGGGTGATTAGCGATATCAGCGGCACGACTGGACTTACAATCATTCGGGCGATTGTGTCTGGCGAACGAGACTTGCACAAACTCGCAGCACTCAAAGATCGCCGCATTCATGCCAGTACGGATGAGATTGCGGCGGCATTGAATGGCGACTACCGCCCGGAACTGGTGTTTGTGCTGCATCAGGAATTACAACTCTACGATGTCTTTGAGACCCAGATTGCCGCCTGTGATGCTGAAATTGAAGCGTGCCTCAATCAGTTTGCAGACCGCATTGAAGTTGCCACAAACCCCTTACCTGCTGCCAAACGACGTGGAAAAAAACAACCCGGAAATGCCCCAAGCTTTGATTTGCGAACGCATTTGTACCGCATCAGTGGCGTGGACTTCACTCAAATTGATGGCTTTGGAGTCCTCACCGTCCTGACGCTGTTGTCTGAGTTGGGCTTAGACCCGTCAAAATTTCCCTCAGCTAAGCATTTTGCCTCTTGCTTAGGGCTGTGTCCAGGCAGCCGAATCACAGGCGGCAAGCGCAAGAGTTCGCAGACTCGCCAAGTGGCTAATCGCGTTGCAACGGCGCTACGAATGGCAGCACAGACCTTGGTGCGATCCCATTCTGCCTTGGGTGCATTTCATCGTCGGATGCAAGCGCGACTTGGCGCACCCAAAGCAATTACGGCAACGGCTCACAAACTCGCTCGCATCTTCTATCACCTGTGGACTTCCGGCGATGCGTTTGTCGATCCAGGCATGGAAACTTATGAGCAGCAGTATCAAGAACGAGTGGTCAAGAACCTTAAGAAAAAGGCGCGGGCGCTCGGATTTGACCTTGTTGCCAAACCTGCTGCCCCGGAGTGTGTTTCTTAG
- the istB gene encoding IS21-like element helper ATPase IstB, which translates to MTNSCPPPPQPSPYQSLSLHLKQLHLSHMLVHWETLEAQAMQESWSYAQFLLALCELEAQRRWSARLQRALSQAQLPNAKTLSNFDFSWCPKFNPAPLMQLADDSTWLTRAENLLLFGSSGVGKTHLAAGVARRMVEFGKRVKFCSAIALVQHLQHSKLQLQLQSTLKKLDRFDLLVLDDLGYVKKSEAETSVLFELIAHRYERKSLLITANQPFSQWDAIFSDSMMTVAAVDRLVHHALIVEIQADSYRKQAAVAKSVDSNKPAANPQ; encoded by the coding sequence ATGACCAACTCCTGTCCCCCACCGCCCCAACCCAGCCCTTACCAAAGCCTAAGTCTACACCTCAAGCAATTGCACCTCTCCCACATGCTGGTTCATTGGGAAACCCTCGAGGCTCAGGCGATGCAGGAGAGTTGGTCCTACGCGCAGTTCTTGCTGGCTCTTTGCGAATTGGAGGCTCAGCGTCGCTGGAGTGCTCGCCTGCAAAGAGCCTTAAGCCAAGCCCAACTGCCAAACGCAAAAACCCTTTCCAACTTTGACTTTTCCTGGTGTCCAAAATTCAATCCTGCCCCCTTAATGCAACTGGCAGACGATTCTACCTGGCTCACACGGGCGGAGAATCTGTTGCTCTTTGGCAGCAGTGGCGTGGGAAAAACGCATTTGGCTGCAGGTGTAGCTCGTCGCATGGTGGAGTTTGGTAAACGCGTCAAGTTCTGCTCCGCCATCGCCCTGGTGCAACATCTGCAGCACTCAAAACTGCAATTGCAACTGCAATCCACCCTCAAAAAGCTCGACCGCTTTGACTTGCTAGTACTCGATGACCTGGGCTATGTCAAAAAGTCAGAAGCCGAAACCTCCGTTCTATTTGAACTCATTGCCCATCGGTATGAGCGTAAGAGCTTACTGATTACGGCTAATCAACCCTTCAGTCAGTGGGATGCCATCTTTTCCGATTCCATGATGACCGTTGCAGCCGTAGACCGATTAGTTCATCATGCCCTCATTGTCGAGATTCAAGCCGATAGTTATCGTAAGCAAGCAGCGGTGGCCAAGTCAGTAGATTCCAACAAACCAGCAGCAAATCCTCAATAA
- a CDS encoding transposase, with amino-acid sequence MLTHSELLNGYSSQLKAVEEQWRQAKTSPETVVVIALPTATVDAQAQALANHQRRVEQDQEMRRLHQQQWTQRAIAEAVGVSERTVQRRLKSPEVAKTSARRATLGRSILDPYKSRILACWNDGIQETSLLMVFLQQQGYTGSERTLMRYLKQLREAQGLPPKRALWTSGLAKVSDPQLPPFTARRASFLIVKSESHRDTEEVDLLARLVAAHPDLNEAVELAQEFSQLLRQRKAEGFEPWLMKVFKSKLKTFRAFAKSLFEDYAAVRASMVLEVSNGMVEGFNNRLKMVKRQMYGRAGLELLSKRFIVA; translated from the coding sequence TTGTTGACACATTCCGAGCTGCTAAACGGCTACAGTTCTCAGTTGAAAGCGGTTGAAGAACAATGGCGACAAGCCAAAACATCCCCAGAGACAGTGGTCGTCATCGCCCTGCCAACCGCCACTGTCGATGCTCAAGCCCAAGCCTTGGCGAATCACCAACGTCGAGTTGAACAAGACCAGGAAATGAGAAGATTACACCAGCAACAATGGACGCAGAGGGCGATTGCCGAGGCGGTGGGAGTGAGTGAGCGAACGGTTCAACGCAGACTCAAGTCCCCAGAAGTAGCGAAGACTTCCGCTCGACGAGCCACTTTGGGTCGGAGCATTCTCGACCCCTACAAGTCAAGGATTCTCGCGTGCTGGAATGATGGTATTCAAGAGACCTCACTGTTAATGGTTTTCTTGCAACAACAAGGTTACACCGGCAGTGAGCGGACCCTGATGCGCTACCTCAAACAACTACGAGAAGCTCAGGGCCTGCCACCCAAGCGAGCACTTTGGACTTCGGGGTTGGCGAAAGTGAGCGACCCACAATTGCCGCCCTTCACTGCACGTCGCGCTAGTTTTCTGATTGTTAAATCCGAATCACATCGAGATACCGAAGAAGTCGATTTGTTAGCTCGATTGGTCGCAGCACATCCGGATTTGAACGAAGCGGTTGAGTTGGCTCAGGAGTTTTCACAATTGCTACGCCAACGTAAAGCAGAAGGGTTTGAACCTTGGTTGATGAAGGTGTTCAAGAGCAAACTCAAAACGTTTCGAGCATTTGCAAAGAGTCTTTTCGAGGATTATGCTGCGGTGCGAGCCAGCATGGTTTTAGAGGTGAGCAATGGCATGGTTGAAGGCTTCAACAATCGATTGAAGATGGTGAAACGGCAGATGTATGGACGGGCTGGTTTAGAACTGCTGAGTAAGCGTTTCATTGTCGCTTAG
- a CDS encoding transposase, protein MDRLKGRVVLVQADTEFGTVEFLNAVRQRSWRLVVGLRSNRTLQDGRCLKDLYRHAKRGLQVVLKDIDYPLTVSWFWLKRADNKRELRFVASTYPYSGAYLVQLGRKRWAIEGFFKTAKHQFGLHCFGQSTQLGVYRWLILSLIAYLLAHWIDQWSLPSVLDWKIASRLAVETLLPSIVWFQLLKQIRRSTDIAAQYGFEITLKSLPDPAYWERCKI, encoded by the coding sequence ATGGATAGGCTCAAGGGGCGAGTGGTGCTGGTGCAAGCCGATACCGAGTTTGGCACCGTTGAGTTTCTCAATGCCGTTCGCCAGCGCTCTTGGCGGTTAGTCGTGGGTCTCAGGAGCAATCGCACCCTGCAAGATGGTCGCTGCCTCAAAGACCTTTACCGGCACGCGAAGCGGGGTCTCCAGGTGGTTCTCAAGGACATCGACTATCCCCTCACTGTCTCCTGGTTTTGGCTGAAGCGAGCGGATAACAAACGAGAATTACGATTTGTCGCCTCCACCTATCCGTATTCTGGGGCGTATCTCGTCCAGTTGGGGCGCAAGCGTTGGGCAATTGAAGGCTTTTTCAAAACTGCCAAGCATCAGTTTGGTTTGCATTGCTTTGGTCAAAGCACCCAGTTAGGCGTGTATCGTTGGTTGATTTTGTCGCTGATTGCTTACTTGTTGGCGCATTGGATAGATCAATGGTCACTTCCGTCTGTACTGGACTGGAAGATTGCCAGTCGCTTGGCAGTTGAAACGTTATTGCCCTCGATTGTCTGGTTTCAATTACTTAAACAGATCCGAAGGAGCACAGATATTGCCGCACAATATGGCTTTGAAATTACGCTCAAATCATTGCCTGACCCAGCTTACTGGGAAAGGTGCAAGATCTGA
- a CDS encoding leucine--tRNA ligase, with protein MGPVTPDQCDPVNPISPSSSFDHRAIERKWQSIWQQTQLYEADLTTTTQPFYNLMMFPYPSAEGLHVGNVYAFTGADIYGRFLAMQGRTVFEPIGFDAFGIHSENFAIKRGVHPSTLTARNVERFRETQLKRIGNRFCWNHEVQTTDPSYYKWTQWIFLQLFKAGLAVRKKAAVNWCPSCKTVLADEQVIGGECERCGAIATQRELEQWFFKITQYAQRLLDNLDHLDWSERVKTAQRNWIGRSEINGKVEYHLRDWLISRQRYWGPPIPIVYCATCGTVPVPEDRLPVQLPPTQDWLPKGTGNSPLADIPEFVNTTCPCCGGVATRETDVSDNFLDSAWYFLRYPSSDRADVPFDPSITTRWLPVDMYIGGAEHSVLHLLYSRFITMVLHDLGHIPFEEPFRRFRAHGLLTQQGAKMSKSKGNVVNPDRYIEDYGADTLRTYLMFLGPYDQGGDFSDHGIAGIRRFLNRVYQWVGKHQNNLQSISPDLESQRQLHQTIHKVTQDIQSLKYNTAIAALMSYFNTMQSKVSMTTEVELKSYLLLLTPFAPHLTEELWQQLGESNSVHQQAFPKANPEFLTQEQITITVQINGRVRTTITLHPDASEAEAIATAKQAEAIQRHLTHQVVRRTVYVPGKVLNFVIPN; from the coding sequence CTGGGACCTGTAACGCCGGATCAATGTGATCCGGTCAATCCTATTTCCCCATCGAGTAGTTTCGATCACCGTGCGATCGAGCGCAAATGGCAATCGATTTGGCAGCAGACTCAGTTGTATGAAGCTGATTTAACAACGACGACTCAGCCCTTTTACAACTTGATGATGTTTCCCTACCCCTCCGCAGAAGGGTTGCACGTCGGAAATGTCTACGCCTTTACGGGAGCCGACATCTACGGTCGCTTCTTGGCGATGCAGGGTAGAACGGTTTTTGAGCCAATCGGGTTTGATGCCTTTGGGATACACAGCGAAAACTTTGCGATCAAACGAGGGGTGCACCCTAGCACCCTGACTGCCCGTAATGTCGAACGATTTCGAGAAACCCAATTGAAACGGATCGGCAATCGGTTTTGCTGGAATCACGAAGTTCAAACCACCGATCCCTCGTACTACAAATGGACTCAATGGATTTTCTTGCAGTTGTTCAAAGCTGGGTTAGCCGTTCGCAAAAAAGCAGCAGTGAACTGGTGTCCGTCCTGCAAAACCGTACTTGCCGATGAACAGGTCATCGGAGGCGAGTGTGAGCGGTGTGGTGCGATCGCCACGCAGCGGGAATTGGAACAGTGGTTCTTCAAAATTACCCAATATGCCCAACGGCTATTAGACAATTTAGATCACTTGGATTGGTCAGAACGAGTCAAAACGGCACAGCGCAACTGGATTGGACGTTCCGAAATAAATGGCAAAGTAGAATATCACTTGCGGGATTGGTTAATTTCCCGCCAACGCTATTGGGGACCGCCCATTCCGATTGTTTATTGCGCCACCTGTGGAACAGTCCCGGTTCCTGAAGACCGGTTGCCCGTACAGTTGCCGCCAACGCAGGACTGGTTGCCGAAGGGCACTGGAAATTCTCCTTTGGCAGATATTCCAGAATTCGTGAATACGACCTGTCCTTGTTGTGGAGGCGTAGCAACGCGTGAAACGGATGTGTCGGATAACTTTTTGGATTCTGCCTGGTATTTCTTGCGCTATCCGTCCAGCGATCGCGCTGACGTTCCGTTTGATCCGTCCATCACGACCCGGTGGTTGCCGGTCGATATGTACATTGGTGGCGCGGAACATTCTGTGCTCCACCTCTTGTACAGCCGTTTCATCACCATGGTGTTGCATGATTTGGGGCACATCCCGTTTGAGGAACCGTTTCGGCGATTCCGTGCCCACGGGTTGCTGACCCAACAGGGTGCCAAGATGAGCAAATCGAAGGGAAATGTCGTGAATCCCGATCGCTACATTGAGGACTATGGTGCAGATACGTTGCGGACCTATTTGATGTTTTTGGGACCGTATGATCAGGGGGGCGATTTCTCCGATCACGGAATTGCGGGTATTCGACGGTTTTTGAATCGTGTGTATCAATGGGTAGGAAAACACCAGAATAACCTTCAATCCATTTCTCCTGATTTGGAATCACAACGACAATTGCATCAAACGATTCATAAGGTTACACAGGATATTCAATCGCTCAAATACAATACTGCGATCGCTGCATTAATGAGCTATTTCAACACAATGCAGTCAAAGGTGAGTATGACGACTGAAGTGGAATTGAAATCCTATTTGTTGCTGTTAACTCCCTTTGCCCCGCATCTTACGGAAGAACTCTGGCAACAATTAGGTGAATCGAACTCGGTTCATCAGCAGGCTTTCCCAAAAGCTAATCCAGAATTCTTAACGCAGGAGCAGATAACAATCACTGTGCAGATCAATGGACGTGTTCGCACAACAATTACCCTCCATCCAGATGCTTCAGAAGCAGAGGCGATCGCGACTGCCAAACAGGCTGAAGCGATCCAACGGCACCTCACTCATCAGGTGGTTCGTCGTACTGTTTACGTTCCCGGTAAAGTTCTCAACTTTGTCATACCAAATTAA
- a CDS encoding transferase hexapeptide repeat containing protein, which translates to MLDEITLERRLVTLEQAVSDLQQKIESKPTSENWLQKLVGSISDEAAFMEALEYGRTFRQADKPVDEGNEQS; encoded by the coding sequence ATGTTAGATGAAATAACCCTCGAACGACGTTTGGTAACTCTTGAGCAAGCGGTTTCTGACCTTCAACAAAAGATTGAGAGCAAACCTACATCTGAAAACTGGTTGCAAAAACTAGTTGGCTCAATCTCTGATGAAGCAGCTTTCATGGAAGCCCTAGAATATGGGCGTACTTTCCGTCAGGCAGATAAGCCTGTAGATGAAGGTAACGAACAATCGTGA